Proteins encoded together in one Streptomyces umbrinus window:
- a CDS encoding PspA/IM30 family protein, whose protein sequence is MSGVMKRMGMIFRAKANKALDRAEDPRETLDYSYQKQLELLQKVRRGVADVATSRKRLELQLNQLQNQSSKLEDQGRKALALGREDLAREALSRRAALQQQVTDLETQHQTLQGEEEKLTLAAQRLQAKVDAFRTKKETIKATYTAAQAQTRIGEAFSGISEEMGDVGMAIQRAEDKTAQLQARAGAIDELLASGALDDSSGLAKDDIQTELDRLSGGTDVELELQRMKAELAGGSSSQQAIEGGKDQTQSQQQPQDTPRFDKQ, encoded by the coding sequence ATGAGCGGTGTCATGAAGCGTATGGGGATGATCTTCCGCGCGAAGGCGAACAAGGCCCTTGACCGGGCCGAGGACCCGCGCGAAACCCTCGACTACTCGTACCAGAAGCAGCTGGAGCTGCTGCAGAAGGTGCGCCGGGGAGTCGCCGACGTGGCGACCTCCCGCAAGCGCCTGGAGCTGCAGCTGAACCAGCTCCAGAACCAGTCCTCCAAGCTGGAGGACCAGGGCCGCAAGGCGCTCGCGCTCGGCCGGGAGGACCTGGCCCGTGAGGCGCTGTCGCGCCGTGCCGCGCTCCAGCAGCAGGTCACCGACCTGGAGACGCAGCACCAGACCCTCCAGGGCGAGGAGGAGAAGCTCACCCTCGCGGCGCAGCGGCTCCAGGCCAAGGTCGACGCCTTCCGGACCAAGAAGGAAACGATCAAGGCGACGTACACGGCCGCCCAGGCGCAGACCCGCATCGGAGAGGCCTTCTCCGGCATCTCCGAGGAGATGGGCGACGTCGGCATGGCCATCCAGCGCGCCGAGGACAAGACCGCGCAGCTCCAGGCGCGCGCCGGTGCCATCGACGAGCTGCTCGCCTCCGGCGCCCTCGACGACTCCTCCGGGCTCGCCAAGGACGACATCCAGACCGAGCTCGACCGGCTCTCCGGCGGCACGGACGTGGAGCTGGAGCTCCAGCGGATGAAGGCCGAGCTGGCCGGCGGTTCCTCGTCCCAGCAGGCGATCGAGGGCGGCAAGGACCAGACTCAGTCCCAGCAGCAGCCGCAGGACACTCCGCGCTTCGACAAGCAGTAG
- a CDS encoding sensor histidine kinase — translation MSTLERARNRLRAYPLVVDGALAAAVLACMVVGSFAEPNGRHGGPDWGTRTPDALSLTLMLLAATALVFRRGHPLRVLAATSALSAVEFVTGDPRAPVVMSAVVALYTVASATDRPTTWRVGLLTMTVLTGIAMLAGPLPWYAQENLGIFAWTGMAAAAGDAVRSRRAFVHAIRERAERAERTREEEARRRVAEERLRIARDLHDVVAHHIALVNVQAGVAAHVMDKRPDQAKEALAHVREASRSALNELRATVGLLRQSGDPEAPTEPAPGLHRLEELVGTFRNAGLPVEVARTDHGTTLPAAVDLAAYRVIQEALTNVQKHAGPEAKAEVSVVRVGPNVEITVLDNGPGDDAEARLEENSGHGLLGMRERVTALNGVCTAGPRYGGGFRVHAILPVKSRTGSTASTAAAPAPAAAARPAAPTTAPTGDPA, via the coding sequence GTGAGCACACTCGAGCGCGCCCGGAACCGTCTGCGGGCATACCCGCTGGTGGTGGACGGCGCCCTCGCGGCAGCAGTCCTCGCCTGCATGGTCGTCGGCTCGTTCGCGGAGCCGAACGGAAGACACGGCGGCCCGGACTGGGGCACCCGCACCCCCGACGCCCTCAGCCTCACCCTCATGCTGCTGGCCGCGACGGCCCTGGTCTTCCGCCGGGGCCACCCCCTGAGGGTCCTCGCCGCGACGAGCGCCCTGTCGGCCGTGGAGTTCGTGACGGGCGACCCCAGGGCCCCCGTGGTGATGTCCGCCGTCGTCGCCCTCTACACGGTGGCGTCGGCGACCGACCGCCCCACCACCTGGCGCGTGGGCCTCCTCACGATGACGGTCCTGACCGGCATCGCCATGCTCGCCGGCCCCCTGCCCTGGTACGCGCAGGAGAACCTCGGCATCTTCGCCTGGACCGGCATGGCCGCAGCCGCGGGCGACGCGGTCCGCAGCCGCCGCGCCTTCGTGCACGCCATAAGAGAGCGCGCCGAGCGTGCGGAACGCACCCGCGAGGAGGAGGCGAGACGCCGCGTCGCCGAGGAACGCCTCCGCATCGCCCGCGACCTGCACGACGTCGTCGCCCACCACATCGCCCTCGTCAACGTGCAGGCCGGAGTGGCCGCGCACGTCATGGACAAGCGCCCCGACCAGGCCAAGGAAGCCCTCGCCCATGTCCGCGAGGCCAGCCGCTCCGCGCTCAACGAACTCCGCGCCACGGTCGGCCTGCTGAGACAGTCCGGCGACCCCGAGGCCCCCACCGAACCGGCCCCGGGCCTGCACCGCCTCGAAGAACTCGTCGGCACCTTCCGCAACGCGGGCCTGCCTGTGGAGGTGGCCCGCACCGACCACGGCACGACCCTCCCCGCCGCCGTCGACCTGGCCGCGTACCGCGTCATCCAGGAAGCCCTCACCAATGTGCAGAAGCACGCGGGCCCCGAGGCGAAGGCCGAGGTCAGCGTCGTACGCGTGGGACCGAACGTGGAGATCACCGTCCTCGACAACGGGCCGGGCGACGACGCCGAGGCCCGTCTTGAGGAGAACAGCGGCCACGGACTGCTCGGCATGCGCGAGCGGGTCACCGCGCTGAACGGCGTCTGCACCGCCGGACCCCGATACGGAGGCGGCTTCCGGGTCCATGCGATCCTGCCGGTCAAGAGCCGCACCGGAAGCACCGCGTCCACCGCGGCGGCACCCGCACCCGCAGCGGCAGCCAGACCGGCGGCACCGACCACGGCACCCACGGGGGACCCCGCATGA
- a CDS encoding S1C family serine protease, which yields MDVASSARPRGRALARVLPLIAGCSVVLLGGCSGGGASAGTESGTKAARAAAPRAANDLQDDYQRVIKDVLPSVVQIQATSDLGSGVVYDDKGHIVTNAHVVGDEKTIKVTTANSEDELTAKLVSTYPQQDLAVIKLDRKPKGLKAAGFGNSSKVDVGQIVLAMGSPLGLSSSVTQGIVSATGRTVSEGSTDGGTGATIANMVQTSAAINPGNSGGALVDLDGQVIGIPTLAATDPGMGEGAAAGIGFAIPASMVRTVADQIIEDGRVTDSGRAALGITARTVVGADYRPAGVAVVEVKDGGAAANAGIERGDVITGLDDTEVTTVTSLSEALAARKPGEKVRVTYTRDGDEKSAEVTLGEQ from the coding sequence ATGGATGTTGCGTCGTCTGCCCGGCCCCGTGGCCGCGCCCTTGCCCGGGTCCTTCCCTTGATCGCCGGCTGCAGCGTGGTCCTGCTCGGCGGGTGTTCCGGCGGTGGGGCGTCGGCCGGGACCGAGAGTGGCACCAAGGCCGCCCGGGCCGCCGCTCCCCGGGCCGCGAACGATCTGCAGGACGACTACCAGAGGGTGATCAAGGACGTTCTGCCGTCGGTCGTGCAGATCCAGGCGACCAGTGATCTGGGCTCCGGGGTCGTGTACGACGACAAGGGGCACATCGTCACGAACGCGCATGTGGTCGGGGACGAGAAGACCATCAAGGTGACGACGGCCAACAGCGAGGACGAGCTGACCGCGAAGCTCGTCTCCACGTACCCGCAGCAGGATCTCGCGGTCATCAAGCTTGACCGGAAGCCGAAAGGGCTGAAAGCGGCCGGGTTCGGGAACTCCTCGAAGGTGGACGTCGGCCAGATCGTGCTGGCGATGGGCTCGCCGCTCGGGCTTTCGTCCAGCGTCACCCAGGGCATCGTGTCGGCGACCGGACGCACCGTCAGCGAGGGCAGTACGGACGGAGGCACGGGCGCCACCATCGCCAACATGGTGCAGACATCGGCCGCGATCAACCCGGGCAACAGCGGTGGCGCCCTCGTCGACCTCGACGGGCAGGTCATCGGCATCCCGACGCTCGCCGCGACCGATCCCGGCATGGGCGAGGGCGCGGCGGCGGGCATCGGCTTCGCGATTCCCGCGTCGATGGTGCGCACGGTCGCCGACCAGATCATCGAGGACGGCAGGGTCACCGATTCGGGGCGGGCCGCGCTCGGCATCACCGCCCGGACCGTGGTGGGCGCCGACTACCGGCCCGCCGGGGTCGCGGTGGTCGAGGTCAAGGACGGCGGCGCGGCCGCGAACGCGGGGATCGAGCGCGGGGACGTCATCACCGGGCTGGATGACACCGAGGTCACCACGGTCACCTCGCTCTCCGAGGCGCTCGCGGCCCGGAAGCCGGGCGAGAAGGTGCGGGTGACGTACACCCGCGACGGTGACGAGAAGAGCGCCGAGGTGACGCTCGGCGAGCAGTGA
- the pspAA gene encoding PspA-associated protein PspAA, whose product MIVRIMGEGQVRLDDGHLTELNKLDDELLAEMQSGDEEGFRRTLGALLEAVRRLGAPLPDAALEPSELILPSPEATLSEVREMLNDDGLIPG is encoded by the coding sequence ATGATCGTACGGATCATGGGGGAGGGACAGGTGAGGCTGGACGACGGCCACCTCACCGAACTGAACAAGCTGGACGACGAGCTCCTCGCGGAGATGCAGTCCGGTGACGAGGAGGGCTTCCGGCGCACGCTGGGGGCACTCCTCGAGGCGGTCCGCCGCCTCGGCGCGCCACTCCCCGACGCCGCCCTCGAACCCTCCGAACTGATCCTCCCGTCCCCGGAGGCGACGCTCTCCGAGGTCCGGGAGATGCTGAACGACGACGGCTTGATCCCGGGCTGA
- a CDS encoding bifunctional adenosylcobinamide kinase/adenosylcobinamide-phosphate guanylyltransferase: MEVTLLGTGGPSGLPRPDCPCAACAVALGVDARAAAALLVDGALLLDLTPGAAFAAARAGRSLGGVRQVLLSHPHNGPAVEVPAGLPQPGRVTDGRELALLTGHRVRAVPMDAPGTGYAVTGPDGQRLLYLPPGAAPAGLEEAAGAYDMVVADVVGRPDALARLRLAGAVGPATDVIAVHLDHDVPPGRELTRRLAAAGARAVPDGTTLTVGVYEDVPDVPRRTLVLGGARSGKSVEAERRLEAFPDVLYVATGGTRNGDGEWAARVHAHRERRPGSWRTAETCDLVPLLKDDGAPLLVDCLSLWLTDAMDSVNAWDDDEWGGGGERALRARVEELTAAVRETRRTVVAVSNEVGSGIVPATPSGRRYRDELGRLNAAFATECEHVLLVVAGQALTLKG; the protein is encoded by the coding sequence GTGGAAGTGACTTTGCTTGGTACCGGTGGGCCCTCGGGGCTGCCTCGGCCCGACTGTCCCTGTGCTGCTTGTGCGGTGGCGCTGGGTGTGGATGCGCGGGCGGCTGCCGCCTTGTTGGTCGACGGGGCCCTGTTGCTGGATCTGACGCCCGGGGCGGCCTTTGCCGCGGCTCGGGCCGGGCGGTCGTTGGGCGGGGTGCGGCAGGTGCTGTTGTCGCATCCGCACAACGGGCCCGCGGTGGAGGTGCCGGCGGGGCTGCCGCAGCCGGGGCGGGTAACGGACGGGCGGGAGCTGGCGCTGCTGACGGGGCATCGGGTGCGGGCGGTGCCGATGGACGCGCCGGGCACCGGGTACGCCGTGACGGGGCCCGACGGCCAGCGGCTGCTGTATCTGCCGCCGGGCGCGGCGCCCGCGGGTCTTGAGGAGGCGGCCGGGGCGTACGACATGGTGGTCGCCGATGTCGTCGGGCGGCCGGACGCACTGGCCCGGCTGCGGCTGGCGGGGGCCGTCGGGCCGGCCACGGACGTGATCGCGGTGCACCTCGACCACGACGTGCCGCCCGGCCGGGAGCTGACGCGGCGGCTCGCGGCGGCGGGGGCACGGGCGGTGCCGGACGGTACGACGCTGACGGTGGGGGTGTACGAGGACGTGCCCGACGTGCCCCGGCGGACTCTGGTGCTCGGCGGGGCCCGGTCCGGGAAGTCGGTGGAGGCCGAGCGGCGCCTGGAAGCCTTTCCCGATGTGCTGTACGTGGCGACCGGCGGGACGCGGAACGGGGACGGTGAGTGGGCCGCCCGGGTGCACGCCCATCGTGAGCGGCGGCCCGGCTCCTGGCGTACCGCCGAGACCTGCGACCTCGTACCCCTGCTGAAGGACGACGGGGCGCCGCTGCTCGTGGACTGTCTGTCGTTGTGGCTGACGGACGCGATGGACTCGGTGAACGCGTGGGACGACGACGAGTGGGGCGGTGGCGGCGAGCGCGCGCTGCGGGCCCGGGTGGAGGAGCTGACGGCCGCCGTCCGCGAGACCCGCCGCACGGTGGTCGCCGTCTCCAACGAGGTCGGCTCCGGCATCGTCCCCGCCACCCCCTCCGGCCGCCGCTACCGCGACGAACTCGGCCGCCTCAACGCGGCGTTCGCGACCGAGTGCGAGCACGTGCTGCTGGTGGTGGCGGGGCAGGCGCTCACCCTGAAGGGCTAG
- a CDS encoding class I SAM-dependent methyltransferase has product MPPTPATSPAPATPPTPPAQQTVARRRAAYLSELARGTDHFHEPRRPDCPWCGSRRLRTRLRTPDLLQHKPGTFVVDECEDCAHAFQNPRLTAEGLAFYYRDFYEGHEHHDTHEGFAERILRSRAGRRRHEAAARAMLPYPEPESWLDVGTGHGHFPAAAKELYTYTSFDGLDPTSRVEQARTEGRVEEAHHGRLPDLVDRLRARYDVVSMFHHLEHSPDPREELRAALAVLRPGGHLLVEVPDPDCAFGALLGKWWVSYCQPQHLHLMPLRNLLDELDELGCTVVSTDRREPHIPYDLTGALALAIGNRLPGGDEPWRPSPPTDLQRTLRTALTRATTPLLASAFALDHVLAPLLRRTRFSNAYRVIARKTAGRHTPRPDAQPFDS; this is encoded by the coding sequence ATGCCCCCCACACCCGCCACATCTCCCGCACCCGCCACACCCCCCACACCTCCCGCCCAGCAGACCGTCGCCCGGCGCCGCGCCGCGTATCTCAGCGAACTCGCCCGGGGCACCGACCACTTCCACGAGCCCCGCCGGCCCGACTGCCCCTGGTGCGGCTCCCGGCGGCTGCGCACCCGCCTGCGCACCCCGGACCTGCTCCAGCACAAGCCCGGCACCTTCGTCGTCGACGAGTGCGAGGACTGCGCCCACGCCTTCCAGAACCCCCGCCTCACCGCCGAGGGCCTGGCCTTCTACTACCGGGACTTCTACGAGGGCCATGAGCACCACGACACCCACGAGGGCTTCGCCGAGCGGATCCTGCGGTCCCGCGCCGGACGCAGACGCCACGAGGCCGCCGCCCGCGCGATGCTCCCGTACCCGGAGCCCGAGAGCTGGCTGGACGTCGGCACCGGCCACGGCCACTTCCCGGCGGCGGCCAAGGAGTTGTACACGTACACGTCCTTCGACGGGCTCGACCCCACCTCGCGCGTCGAGCAGGCGCGGACGGAGGGCCGGGTCGAGGAGGCACATCACGGCCGGCTGCCCGACCTGGTCGACCGGCTGCGTGCCCGCTACGACGTGGTCAGCATGTTCCACCACCTGGAGCACAGCCCCGACCCGCGCGAGGAACTGCGCGCCGCGCTCGCCGTACTGCGTCCCGGCGGGCATCTGCTCGTCGAAGTCCCGGACCCGGACTGCGCGTTCGGCGCGCTGCTCGGCAAGTGGTGGGTGTCCTACTGCCAGCCGCAGCACCTCCACCTCATGCCGCTGCGCAACCTGCTCGACGAACTCGACGAGCTCGGCTGCACGGTCGTCTCCACCGACCGCCGCGAACCCCACATCCCGTACGACCTCACGGGCGCCCTCGCGCTGGCGATCGGCAACCGGCTGCCGGGCGGTGACGAGCCCTGGCGCCCGAGCCCGCCGACCGACCTCCAGCGCACCCTCCGTACGGCCCTGACCCGGGCCACCACCCCGCTGCTGGCCTCCGCCTTCGCGCTGGACCACGTCCTGGCCCCGCTCCTGCGCCGCACCCGCTTCTCGAACGCGTACCGCGTCATCGCCCGCAAGACGGCGGGCAGGCACACTCCCCGCCCGGACGCCCAGCCCTTCGACTCCTAG
- a CDS encoding DUF3043 domain-containing protein, whose amino-acid sequence MPPYPLPLGFVFRSRAKDEKAPADKALTDSTQPRDPQAPKGRPTPKRSEAQSQRRSVANTPTTRKEAAKRQRDDRRTQMAKQREALASGDERYLPARDKGPVRKFARDFIDSRFCIAEFFLPLAVIILVLSMVQIAQLQNVALLLWLFVIVMIIVDSIGIAIRMKKQLNARFPDEPKRGAVAYALMRSLQMRRLRLPKPQVKRGERP is encoded by the coding sequence ATGCCTCCGTACCCATTACCCTTGGGTTTTGTGTTCCGTAGCCGTGCCAAGGATGAGAAGGCCCCCGCCGACAAGGCGCTGACCGACTCCACTCAGCCCCGTGACCCGCAGGCCCCCAAGGGTCGGCCCACGCCCAAGCGCAGTGAGGCCCAGTCCCAGCGCCGCAGCGTGGCCAATACGCCGACGACGCGCAAGGAGGCCGCCAAGCGGCAGCGTGACGATCGCCGTACCCAGATGGCGAAGCAGCGCGAAGCGCTCGCCAGTGGGGACGAGCGCTATCTGCCCGCCCGTGACAAGGGCCCCGTGCGCAAGTTCGCGCGCGACTTCATCGACTCGCGGTTCTGCATCGCCGAGTTCTTCCTGCCGCTGGCGGTGATCATCCTCGTCCTGAGCATGGTCCAGATCGCCCAGCTGCAGAACGTGGCGCTGCTGCTGTGGCTCTTCGTGATCGTGATGATCATCGTCGACTCGATCGGCATCGCGATCCGCATGAAGAAGCAGCTGAACGCGCGCTTCCCGGACGAGCCCAAGCGCGGCGCGGTCGCCTACGCGCTGATGCGCAGCCTCCAGATGCGTCGCCTCCGGCTGCCGAAGCCGCAGGTCAAGCGCGGAGAGCGGCCCTGA
- a CDS encoding class I SAM-dependent methyltransferase yields MVARQLDEQIAGRFPVGQRLRVLDVGMGQGTQALRLARAGHQVTGVEQDSTMIAVARESLAAEPEGIRSRVRLVESDGRDTGVHFLPGSFDVVLCHGVLMYVEEPDPLLAGLARMLAPGGLLSLLVRNADALAMRPGLAGDWAGTLASFDTSAYTNRLGLDVRADRLDALTGTLAGIGAPLHAWYGVRVFTDTAADDAAVPDDVETLLAAEERAGRTDPYRRVAALLHLCGVRG; encoded by the coding sequence CTGGTCGCCCGGCAGCTCGACGAGCAGATAGCCGGGCGGTTCCCGGTGGGGCAGCGGCTGCGTGTGCTCGACGTGGGCATGGGCCAGGGCACGCAGGCGCTGCGGCTGGCCCGGGCCGGGCACCAGGTCACGGGGGTCGAGCAGGACTCCACGATGATCGCCGTCGCGCGCGAGAGCCTCGCCGCCGAGCCGGAGGGGATCCGCAGCCGTGTGCGGCTCGTCGAGAGCGACGGGCGCGACACCGGAGTCCACTTCCTGCCGGGCAGCTTCGACGTGGTGCTCTGCCACGGCGTGCTGATGTACGTCGAGGAGCCCGACCCCCTCCTCGCCGGTCTCGCCCGGATGCTGGCCCCCGGCGGACTGCTCTCCCTGCTCGTACGGAACGCCGACGCGCTGGCCATGCGGCCGGGGCTGGCCGGCGACTGGGCGGGCACCCTGGCATCCTTCGACACCAGCGCGTACACGAACCGCCTCGGACTCGACGTACGGGCCGACCGGCTCGACGCGCTCACCGGCACGCTCGCCGGGATCGGGGCGCCGCTGCACGCCTGGTACGGCGTGCGGGTCTTCACGGACACCGCGGCCGACGACGCGGCCGTCCCGGACGACGTGGAGACGCTGCTGGCCGCCGAGGAGCGGGCCGGGCGGACGGATCCGTACCGCCGCGTGGCGGCCCTGCTTCACCTGTGCGGCGTACGGGGCTGA
- a CDS encoding response regulator transcription factor, translating into MTIRVLLADDQALLRSAFRVLVDSEPDMEVVGEASDGAEAVRLARDERADVVLMDIRMPGTDGLAATRLISADPGLAHVRVVMLTTFEVDEYVVQSLRAGASGFLGKGSEPDELLNAIRIAAGGEALLSPAATKGLIAKFLAQGDGDDDDRDPGRAERLEALTVREREVLVQVAGGHSNDEIAERLTVSPLTVKTHVNRAMAKLGARDRAQLVVIAYESGLVRPRVE; encoded by the coding sequence ATGACCATCCGCGTCCTGCTCGCCGACGACCAGGCACTGCTGCGCAGCGCGTTCCGCGTGCTGGTCGACTCCGAGCCCGACATGGAGGTCGTGGGAGAGGCCTCGGACGGGGCGGAGGCCGTGCGGCTGGCCCGTGACGAGCGGGCCGACGTCGTGCTCATGGACATCCGCATGCCCGGCACGGATGGTCTCGCCGCGACCCGGCTCATCAGCGCCGACCCGGGCCTCGCCCACGTACGCGTCGTGATGCTGACGACCTTCGAGGTCGACGAGTACGTGGTGCAGTCGCTGCGCGCCGGAGCCTCCGGGTTCCTCGGCAAGGGATCCGAGCCCGACGAACTGCTCAACGCGATCCGGATCGCGGCCGGCGGCGAGGCGCTGCTGTCACCGGCAGCCACCAAGGGACTGATCGCGAAGTTCCTCGCCCAGGGCGACGGTGATGACGACGACCGGGACCCCGGCCGCGCCGAACGCCTCGAAGCGCTGACCGTCCGCGAGCGCGAGGTCCTCGTCCAGGTCGCCGGCGGGCACTCCAACGACGAGATCGCCGAGCGCCTCACGGTCAGCCCGCTCACGGTGAAGACGCACGTCAACCGGGCCATGGCCAAGCTGGGAGCCCGCGACCGGGCACAGCTGGTGGTCATCGCGTACGAGTCCGGACTGGTACGCCCAAGGGTGGAGTGA
- the cobT gene encoding nicotinate-nucleotide--dimethylbenzimidazole phosphoribosyltransferase, producing the protein MSSLNLDDFTDLIERPDGGVRRDAEARRERQIVPPGALGRLDDLGEWLAAAQSAVPVRAIERPRVVLFAGDHGVAGLGVSARPAGSADELVRSVLDGASPVSVLARRLGVPVRVVDMALDCEPESLPDEVVRHRVRRGSGRIDVEDALTLEEAEAAFLAGVAVADEEADSGTDLVVLGDVSVGGTTAAAVLIAALCGTDASVVTGRGGRAIDDLAWMRKCAAVRDALRRARPVLGDQLQLLAAVGGADLAAITGFLLQSAARKTPVILDGVVSAACALVGQRVAFRAPDWWLAGQTSGEPAQAKAFDRMALEPLLDHGVTVGEGAGALLALPLVQAAAALAAELPEGPEKE; encoded by the coding sequence ATGAGCTCGCTTAATCTCGACGACTTCACCGATCTGATCGAGCGCCCCGACGGCGGTGTGCGCCGTGACGCCGAGGCGCGCCGGGAACGGCAGATCGTGCCGCCCGGGGCCCTGGGACGCCTCGACGACCTCGGTGAGTGGCTGGCGGCCGCGCAGTCGGCCGTGCCGGTGCGGGCGATCGAGCGTCCGCGGGTGGTGCTGTTCGCGGGTGACCACGGGGTCGCAGGACTGGGAGTGTCGGCGCGGCCCGCGGGGAGCGCGGACGAGCTGGTGCGCTCCGTGCTCGACGGCGCGAGCCCCGTCTCCGTACTGGCCCGGCGGCTCGGGGTGCCCGTGCGCGTGGTGGACATGGCGCTCGACTGCGAGCCGGAGAGCCTGCCCGACGAGGTCGTACGGCACCGGGTGCGGCGTGGCTCCGGGCGGATCGACGTGGAGGACGCGCTGACCCTGGAGGAGGCGGAGGCCGCCTTCCTCGCGGGGGTCGCCGTCGCGGACGAGGAGGCGGACTCCGGGACCGATCTCGTCGTGCTCGGGGACGTGAGCGTCGGGGGGACCACCGCCGCGGCCGTGCTGATCGCGGCACTGTGCGGCACCGACGCGTCCGTCGTCACCGGGCGCGGGGGGCGGGCCATCGACGACCTCGCCTGGATGCGGAAGTGCGCGGCGGTGCGGGATGCACTGCGGCGGGCCCGGCCCGTTCTCGGGGATCAGCTGCAGTTGCTCGCTGCGGTGGGCGGGGCGGACCTTGCCGCGATCACCGGGTTCCTGCTGCAGAGTGCCGCGCGCAAGACTCCCGTGATCCTCGACGGGGTCGTGTCCGCGGCCTGTGCGCTGGTCGGGCAGCGGGTTGCCTTCCGGGCGCCGGACTGGTGGCTGGCGGGGCAGACCAGTGGTGAGCCCGCCCAGGCGAAGGCGTTCGACCGGATGGCGCTTGAGCCGCTTCTCGATCACGGGGTGACCGTCGGGGAGGGGGCGGGGGCGTTGCTCGCCCTGCCTCTGGTGCAGGCCGCGGCCGCGTTGGCGGCGGAGCTCCCCGAGGGTCCTGAGAAGGAGTAG